Sequence from the Fusobacterium periodonticum 1_1_41FAA genome:
ATTCTTTATCCTCTATACTTTTTTGAACATTATTATATGAATTTACTGCTGATATAATAGTATTCATTATTGCATCTTCTCTTTGAATATATGCTGCTTCAGATTGTAACTTAGCTTTTTTATATTCATTTACATCTTTAAAACCATTAAATAGTGATAAGAAACCTGTAATAGCCCCAAAAAGAATATTTTGAGGATTAAGGTAACTTACACTTGTTCCTACAAGTCCAGCATCTAAACTAATTTGTGGTAAAAATCTACTCATTGCAATTTTTATCTTATCTTTACTAATTGCCACTAAATTATGATTGATTTTTATAACTTCACTATTGACAAGAGCATCATAAACTACATCTTCAAGAGGAGGTAATTTGTAAACAGTGTCTTCAGGAATAACTAATCTAAATTCGGCATATGGATCTAAACCAATGTCATTCATTAAATTCATCTTTGCTATTTTTAAATCTCTTTCATTATTCTTAAGAGCATTTTCTTTTTGTTTAACCAAAAGTTCTGTTTCTTCTTCTTGCCATTTTAAAATACTACCTGTTTTTAAAGCTAATTTTGCATTTTTATTTAATTTTTGTGCATAGGCATATTCTTTTTCTAAAACATTTTTTTCACTTGCTAATGCCAAAGTATAATAATATTCACTTATAACTTTTAATTTTATCATCTTTTTTGTTAAATTTTCTGTATAAAGACTAATGTTTTCTCCCTTTTCTCTCGCTGAATATAGAAACCAAGTAGCAGGAACAAAAATTGGAAGCTGTGCACTTAAAGCATAATTTCTAAAATCTTTATCTACCATTCTACTTGTAAGAGTAACAGGAAGTGAAGGTAAAGTTATTCCACCTAAAACTCCTATTGTTACATCAGGAGCTGGAATAGTTGCACTCATGTATCTATCTAATTCAGAGATTGAATATATAGCTGAAATTCTTGGCAAAAAATTTCCAAAAGAAATATTCTTATCAATTTTAGCTATTTGACTTTCTATTTCTTTTAATTTTATCTGAGTATTATTTTTCAAAGCTAAATCTACAGCTTCCTCTAAATCTATCATTCCTTCTTTTTCTATTCTAAGTTTTTCTGTACTTTCTTTTTTTTCTCTTAATCTACTTATCATATCATTATTTTCATTCTCAATATTTACTTTAGAACAAGATACTAATAAGATAAGTGACACAAAAATTAGACTACTTCTTATTTTCATTCTATCCCTCCATCCATATGACCGAACGGTCATTTATTGCTACTTCTATATTATAATACATTCTATAAAATAATAAAAGAGCAAAATTTTTTTAGATAAATTTTTCTTTTCTATCAGAAATAAAAGTTGACTAAGTAAGTGTCTACTATATATAATTATTCTATAGTTTATTTAATTTTATAATATGTTTTTAAAAATAAAATTTTAATATTCAAATTAAAATAAAAAAGTTGACTAATTTAGTATGAATTTTGTATAATTAAGAGGTAATAAGTAAATAAAAATTGGAGAAAAAAATGACTAAAGATTTACATGGAGGTAATATTTATAAATTTCAAAGAGAAGGTAAAAATGATATTTTAGATTATAGTTCAAATATCAACCCACTAGGTGTACCTCAA
This genomic interval carries:
- a CDS encoding TolC family protein yields the protein MKIRSSLIFVSLILLVSCSKVNIENENNDMISRLREKKESTEKLRIEKEGMIDLEEAVDLALKNNTQIKLKEIESQIAKIDKNISFGNFLPRISAIYSISELDRYMSATIPAPDVTIGVLGGITLPSLPVTLTSRMVDKDFRNYALSAQLPIFVPATWFLYSAREKGENISLYTENLTKKMIKLKVISEYYYTLALASEKNVLEKEYAYAQKLNKNAKLALKTGSILKWQEEETELLVKQKENALKNNERDLKIAKMNLMNDIGLDPYAEFRLVIPEDTVYKLPPLEDVVYDALVNSEVIKINHNLVAISKDKIKIAMSRFLPQISLDAGLVGTSVSYLNPQNILFGAITGFLSLFNGFKDVNEYKKAKLQSEAAYIQREDAIMNTIISAVNSYNNVQKSIEDKELADLNYNVAKKKFKQKELEVEVGSATDTDLLKAMSELEKAESIKLKTEYKYSVSVETLKMLIEK